The genomic region TGAAACTGGCTTAGTAGCCGCTGTAGTCGTTTTGGTCTGGGCGGCTGGCTGTTTCTGAGTGGTTTCTTGCTGCACCTGATCCCATCGGGAAGGCTCTTCGGGGGCACAAGCTGTGGTGAGTAACAGCAGAGACAAACACAGCCCTGCTAAAATCTGTCGCGTGCGAGGAAAAATCATCGCCATCTCCTTTCATCCAAAGGTTTTCAGAGACAAAGGTTTCAGGAACCTGTCATCCCTATTATGGCGATCGCGTTTGGCTTATCCAGAAACTACAGAGTTTTTGCAAGTTTAGGGTTGGTAGTCGGGAAGATCCGTAAAGCTTGATCTGGCACAGATAACTGGACGCGGGTACCAATCGGCAAATTGATCGCAGTGGTGGTGCGGGCGTGCAACTCTCGCCCAGAAGGGGTGCTGAGGCAATAACAATACTCACGGCCTAAAAAGTGGCGATCGCGAATCACCACGGCTGCTTCAGAATCAGCTTCAAGCAAGAGATCTTCCTGACGCACCATTAAATCGCCGCTTTCAGTTTCTATCCATTCATCAGGTGGCAATTTAAAGGAGCCGACTTCTGTCTGCCAAAGCTGCCCTTGCCGCCGCGCCGCAATAAAGTTGGCTTGGGTGACAAATTCGGCCACAAAGCGGGAAGCGGGATGGTGGTAAACCTCTTCTGGGGTGCCGAGCTGCTCCAGTCGCCCTTGTTGCATCACGGCGACTTGATCCGAAATTGCCAATGCCTCTTCTTGGTCATGGGTGACGAAGACCCCAGAAATCCCCGCAGATTTCAATACTTCACGAATTTCTTCGCGCAGACGTAAACGAACTTGCACATCTAAATTACTCAGAGGTTCGTCGAGCAGAATCAGAGCAGGACGGGGAGCCAAGGCCCGCGCCAAAGCAACTCGCTGCTGCTGCCCACCCGACAGCTCGTAGGGATAGCGGTTTTCGAGTCCTTGCAATCTGACTTGAGCGATCGCCTCAGCCGTTCTGGCTTTGATCTGGGCCGAAT from Trichocoleus desertorum ATA4-8-CV12 harbors:
- a CDS encoding ABC transporter ATP-binding protein, with the translated sequence MTRPAILQLDRVTKQFSTSSAAAVEDVTLTLDQGDLLALLGPSGCGKTTLLRMIAGFEPLQSGAIALAGRTVAGPRAWVPPEQRSVGMVFQDFALFPHLTVEQNVAFGLQKVADSAQIKARTAEAIAQVRLQGLENRYPYELSGGQQQRVALARALAPRPALILLDEPLSNLDVQVRLRLREEIREVLKSAGISGVFVTHDQEEALAISDQVAVMQQGRLEQLGTPEEVYHHPASRFVAEFVTQANFIAARRQGQLWQTEVGSFKLPPDEWIETESGDLMVRQEDLLLEADSEAAVVIRDRHFLGREYCYCLSTPSGRELHARTTTAINLPIGTRVQLSVPDQALRIFPTTNPKLAKTL